GTTCATCCCCACTATCATACCCGGAAAGATGAGATAGCCACGAATGTGCTTGCCGTTTGTTCACCAACTGATGAGTTCATATTTGTGCTACCAGGGTGGGAAGGGTCTGCAACCGATTCTAGAGTGCTTAAGGATGCAATTTATCGACCACATGGGTTGAAGATTTCTACGGGTATAGACAATAATGACATGTTGCCTACTGCACAACCTGATAACGAGGGAGATGGACCAAACTACAATGTTCGGAACAACGGATGATGAAGATTTTACATCTAACGANGGGAAGGGTCTGCAACCGATTCTAGAGTGCTTAAGGATGCAATTTATCGACCACATGGGTTGAAGATTTCTACGGGTATAGACTTTTGTGATTCCATTGTTTGGATTCAAGACCAAATAGTTTGCCAACTAATTTTCTGTATACCATGCCTAGGTTATTATTACCTATGTGATGCTGGATATCCCAATGTCGAGGGATTCTTGGCATCATATAGGAGAGAGTGGTACCATCTTTCAGAATGGCATGGTGCTAGAAATGCACCGACTAATCCACgagaatttttcaacatgaaacATTCCTTCGCTAGAAACTGCATAGAAAGAGCATTTAGCGTACTCAAAGGTCGTTGGGTGATCCTATGTGGGAAGTCCTACTATCCAATTAAGATCCAATGTAGAACAATAACGGCATGTTGCCTACTACACAACCTGATAACGAGGGAGATGGACCAAACTACAATGTTCGGAACAACGGATGATGAAGATTTTACATCTAACGAGCTCGACgatgaaaatataatatttattgaaacgTCCGACGAATGGACCAGTTTCAAGGATGAGTTAGCGATGCGAATGTTCGATGAATGGGAACAAATATTATGAGCACAAAGTTTCTTGTTCAATTAGCTTTACTTTGAATAACTTCATTCTACTTTTAGACTATGTTATCTTTCGGTTCAAACAATCTATTGTACtgaattatcttaatttatgttGTGTTAATAGGTTCATGTGAATGATGAAACATGTTCTACATTATTCGTACTcaaaatttgtttatctaaatgtgcgcaatttattttattaagttatTCATATGTATGTAGCTAAATGGCAGGACGTAAGAAAATGACAAAACATATTTGGACAAAGGTTGAAGATGCACGATTAGTGGAGTCACTATTGCACTTGGTAAAAACAGGTTGGCAAGTTGATAATGGAACATTTAAGTCTAGCTATAACGTCTACTTACGGAAAAAATTCCTAGTTGTTCCATCGAGCTGTCGACAATAGAGTGCAAGGTTAGATTTTTAAAGCGATAATATTGTGCAAGCGCTGAGATGCTGAGTAATGCATGCAGTGGATTTAGTTGGAACGATGAGTTCAAATGTGTGGAAGTAGAGAAAGAGGTTTTCAATGTATGGGTTTGGGTAAGAGAACACATTATAGTATTATTATCTTACAATGGTGAACTctttctaatataatattatgtTCTAACATAATATACGTTCCTGTTTGTAGTCTCATCCCAACACGAAGGGTTTGAGACACAAACCATTCCCCCACTATGATGAGATTTCAATTGTATTTAGGAAAGATAGGGCCACTAGTGAAAGCAATGAAACCCCATACGATCAAGCATCTGCAACATATGAACATTTGGAGGATATTCGATTGGGATCACAGGTTAATGAGTAACAAGAAAGTATACCTGACATGAACATACCGACCATTGATAGGATGGATAAGGTTTTCCCAGATACACTCATCAGCAGGCGTACTGGATCAAGTAACAATACGAGAGGAACGAAATGTAAGAGGACTCCCTTCTAAACTAAAATGCTTGACATTGTACACACAGCAATGGACGTACAGGAGAGTAAAATGAAGAAACTTGTACAATGGCAGAAAGAGAAATATGAATTGGAGCTAAAGAGGCGTCAGGAGGTCATCGAACAGATCTACCAAGTTGAAGGTTTAGAGGAGGACGATCAGTTGACCCTCATAGATCTGTTGGTGAATGATATTCAGCGAATAGACGATTTTCTAGCCATTCCACCACCATTAAGGAAAAGATATTGCATGCATTTGTTGGGCAagactaactaatttttttgcCGGTGTTTGCAAGTtggtttgttattattttttgtaacttCCCCTAGTCTCTTATTCCATaggtttttaatatttgttaattttttgtGACATGTACGAATGGCCCGTGGTATGTGGCCCTTGGATATGGATGAAATATTTCTAACCAAGTTGTAAAATGATCATGTATATGACCATCAAATTATGTAAAATCTTTCGAGGGGaatgaatttaatgaatttcatatctggtctaattttttttattttattagtggaatgaatttaattaattttatattcgaTCTAAATTAAAAGTATTTTGTAAAACTATTTGGCTTTTTTTTATGAGAAGTTTGGAAcgaataatataaaattgaactgTATACCATATCTTGAGattggaaagaataaaaaaatgcaaTCAATGTCTTATTCCAAATAGGATGGACACAATAATTGgattataagattaaaaaaaaatgttcatacAGGTAAATTATTATAGAGTACAAAAACTGAACAAGATAGCACTGACATATCAACTATGTACACCCAAATACAAACATATCAACACAAACATGACAACTCTATACACCCAAATACAGACATCAGAACTCCCCCAACATAAGAAATCTCCAGACATCAGAACTTCCCACATTCTATATCATCTCAGCGCCTCAAACAGCCCCTGAAGGTTATTTTTTGTGACATGTAAGAAAAGACGAAATTACCCTTGATGCAAAACtcaaatgtttcttttattcatctgtgaatttgaacctttttcttacattttttttcatcaaatctttataaaaatctctaaaattctctcaaaGTTATTTTCCATcgattcattttattttaactcGTGCAAGTAGAGTTATTTCACGATTCCTTTACTTTTTGGTTTAGttaaatgtttgattttaaaattttaaactttcttAGAGTTTAGAATCTATATAGAATTTTGAGACCATCTGTCGCGTTATATTACCTCT
This DNA window, taken from Benincasa hispida cultivar B227 chromosome 6, ASM972705v1, whole genome shotgun sequence, encodes the following:
- the LOC120079121 gene encoding uncharacterized protein LOC120079121; translation: MALCSDEICLNEFHTYLMDPIQNYLGALDGTYIKINVSVAVHPHYHTRKDEIATNVLAVCSPTDEFIFVLPGWEGSATDSRVLKDAIYRPHGLKISTGIDNNDMLPTAQPDNEGDGPNYNVRNNG